One region of Rana temporaria chromosome 9, aRanTem1.1, whole genome shotgun sequence genomic DNA includes:
- the LOC120913417 gene encoding ADP-ribosylation factor 6-like: MGHMLSRVFGNKEMRILMLGLDAAGKTTILYKLKLGQSVTTIPTVGFNVETVTYKNVKFNVWDVGGQDKIRPLWRHYYTGTQGLIFVVDCADRDRIDEARQELHRIINDREMRDAIILIFANKQDLVDAMKPHEIQEKLGLTRIRDRNWYVQPSCANTGEGLYEGLMWLTSNYKS; this comes from the coding sequence ATGGGGCATATGCTATCCAGAGTGTTCGGGAACAAAGAGATGCGAATATTGATGTTGGGTCTAGATGCAGCTGGGAAGACCACCATTTTGTACAAGCTGAAGTTGGGCCAGTCCGTCACCACCATTCCCACCGTAGGTTTCAATGTGGAAACTGTGACCTACAAGAATGTCAAGTTCAATGTGTGGGACGTTGGTGGCCAGGACAAGATCCGTCCCCTCTGGCGGCACTATTATACAGGCACACAGGGCCTTATATTTGTAGTAGACTGTGCTGACCGAGATCGTATTGACGAAGCACGGCAAGAGCTGCACCGCATAATTAATGACCGAGAAATGAGGGATGCCATCATACTAATTTTCGCCAACAAACAGGACCTGGTGGATGCCATGAAGCCACACGAAATCCAGGAAAAGCTTGGACTAACCCGTATCAGGGATAGGAACTGGTACGTCCAGCCGTCATGTGCCAACACCGGAGAGGGACTCTATGAGGGCCTCATGTGGCTAACTTCAAACTACAAATCTTAA